The following proteins are co-located in the Gossypium hirsutum isolate 1008001.06 chromosome A02, Gossypium_hirsutum_v2.1, whole genome shotgun sequence genome:
- the LOC107931638 gene encoding mitogen-activated protein kinase kinase kinase 20, with the protein MEWVRGDTIGSGSFGTVNLVVPKNGCSKSPLTAVKSCEVIDSVSLKNEKEVLDRIGSCPQIVRCFGDNYTVEKGVKLYNLFLEYASKGSLADEVKKSGGKLPESDVKRYGKSILKGLRFVHSKGFVHCDVKLRNVLLFGNGDVKLADFGLAKRNGGKQGMEIRGTPLNLAPESVNENSYDSPVDIWAFGCAIVEMFTGKPAWNFEPGTNMAGLLIKIGASDEVPGIPLELSEEGKDFLGKCFVKDPKNRWTAEMLLDHPFMAGDEIISLNRCQEEEESISCSFEEFSASPRCPFDFPDWVSTESTVSSYVSSGSDRIRELVCDEVPNWLASENWITLR; encoded by the coding sequence ATGGAGTGGGTTCGAGGGGATACGATTGGAAGTGGAAGTTTCGGCACTGTAAATTTGGTGGTACCCAAAAACGGTTGTTCAAAATCACCATTAACGGCGGTCAAGTCATGTGAAGTGATCGACTCTGTTTCACTCAAGAACGAAAAAGAAGTGCTTGATCGAATCGGTTCTTGTCCACAAATTGTCCGTTGTTTTGGCGATAATTACACGGTTGAAAAGGGTGTTAAGCTGTATAATTTGTTCTTGGAATACGCTAGTAAAGGAAGTTTAGCTGATGAAGTTAAAAAAAGCGGCGGAAAATTGCCGGAATCCGATGTTAAACGGTATGGGAAGTCGATACTTAAAGGGTTACGATTTGTTCACTCAAAAGGGTTTGTTCATTGTGATGTTAAGCTACGCAATGTTCTTTTGTTTGGTAATGGGGATGTAAAATTAGCTGATTTTGGATTGGCGAAAAGGAATGGGGGAAAACAGGGGATGGAAATTAGGGGGACGCCGTTGAATTTAGCACCGGAGTCTGTTAATGAGAATTCTTATGATTCGCCGGTGGATATTTGGGCATTTGGATGTGCCATTGTTGAAATGTTTACGGGAAAACCAGCTTGGAACTTCGAACCAGGGACGAACATGGCCGGTTTATTGATTAAAATCGGGGCTAGTGATGAAGTACCAGGGATTCCACTAGAATTATCCGAGGAAGGAAAAGATTTTCTCGGAAAATGCTTCGTTAAAGACCCGAAGAACCGATGGACGGCTGAGATGCTACTTGATCATCCGTTCATGGCCGGCGATGAGATTATTTCATTAAATCGATgtcaagaagaagaagaatcaaTATCTTGTTCATTTGAAGAATTTTCAGCTTCACCGAGATGTCCCTTTGATTTCCCAGACTGGGTTTCAACTGAGTCAACAGTTTCGAGTTACGTTTCATCGGGTTCGGATCGGATTCGTGAATTGGTTTGTGATGAAGTACCTAATTGGCTAGCTTCAGAGAACTGGATCACATTGAggtag